From Pseudomonas sp. G.S.17, the proteins below share one genomic window:
- a CDS encoding zinc ribbon domain-containing protein YjdM yields MSLPACPKCNSEYTYEDGAMLICPECAHEWSAQGTAEAADDVKVIKDSVGNTLQDGDTVTVIKDLKVKGSSLVVKVGTKVKNIRLVDGDHDIDCKIDGIGAMKLKSEFVKKG; encoded by the coding sequence GTGAGCTTACCTGCCTGCCCGAAATGTAATTCCGAATACACCTACGAAGACGGTGCGATGCTGATCTGCCCGGAATGCGCGCACGAATGGTCCGCCCAAGGAACTGCCGAAGCCGCCGACGACGTGAAGGTCATCAAGGATTCGGTCGGTAATACCCTGCAAGACGGCGATACTGTCACCGTTATCAAGGACCTGAAAGTCAAAGGCTCTTCGTTGGTGGTCAAGGTCGGCACCAAGGTCAAGAACATCCGTCTGGTCGACGGCGATCACGACATCGACTGCAAAATCGACGGCATCGGCGCCATGAAGCTGAAGTCGGAGTTTGTGAAGAAGGGCTAA
- a CDS encoding ZIP family metal transporter, producing the protein MRTEIVTISSGRLFRLALGSILLLAGTALLVSQGLSWLSLEPRLMRALEGGAICALGTALGAVPVLVIRNMPVAVSDGLLGFGAGVMLAATAFSLIVPGLSAAESLGYSPWGAGGMVSLGIFLGAIGLFVVDHSVSKGSPLSGSELPAIAPRIWLFVIAIIAHNIPEGMAIGVSAGGGLPDADSVAMGIAIQDVPEGLVIALVLAGAGMSRFKAFLIGAASGLVEPVFALLCAWLVAIAELLLPLGLAFAAGAMLLVVTQEIIPESRRNGHDKIASLGLISGFCLMMVMDTALV; encoded by the coding sequence ATGCGCACGGAAATAGTCACGATCAGCAGCGGGCGCCTGTTTCGCCTTGCATTGGGTTCAATTCTGCTGCTGGCCGGCACGGCGCTGTTGGTCTCGCAAGGTTTGAGCTGGTTGAGCCTGGAGCCGCGTTTGATGCGCGCCCTTGAAGGCGGCGCAATCTGCGCCTTGGGCACTGCGTTGGGCGCGGTGCCTGTGCTGGTTATCCGCAACATGCCGGTGGCGGTTTCCGATGGCCTGTTGGGCTTCGGCGCCGGAGTGATGCTGGCCGCGACGGCGTTTTCGCTGATCGTGCCTGGCCTGAGCGCCGCTGAAAGCCTTGGATATTCTCCTTGGGGCGCGGGCGGCATGGTCAGCCTGGGAATCTTTCTCGGCGCGATTGGCCTGTTCGTGGTCGATCACAGCGTCTCGAAAGGCTCGCCGCTCAGTGGCTCGGAACTGCCGGCCATTGCGCCACGCATCTGGCTGTTCGTCATCGCGATCATTGCCCACAACATTCCGGAAGGCATGGCCATTGGTGTTTCTGCGGGGGGCGGTCTGCCCGATGCCGACAGCGTGGCGATGGGTATCGCCATTCAGGACGTGCCGGAAGGGCTGGTTATCGCATTGGTACTGGCAGGTGCCGGGATGTCACGCTTCAAGGCGTTCCTGATCGGCGCTGCATCCGGGCTGGTGGAGCCGGTGTTCGCCTTGCTGTGTGCCTGGTTGGTAGCCATCGCCGAGTTGTTGCTTCCGCTGGGCCTGGCCTTCGCGGCGGGGGCCATGCTGCTGGTGGTGACCCAGGAAATCATCCCGGAATCCCGCCGCAACGGGCATGACAAGATTGCCAGTCTTGGGCTGATCTCCGGCTTTTGCCTGATGATGGTGATGGATACCGCGTTGGTCTGA
- a CDS encoding superoxide dismutase yields the protein MPFTLPALPYAYDALEPHIDAQTMEIHYTKHHQTYINNLNAAVEGTEWAEWPIEKLVAAVQQLPEKLRPAVINQGGGHANHSLFWAVMTPKGGGLPEGDVAKAIDEQLGGFEQFKDAFTKAALTRFGSGWAWLSVTPENKLVVESSGNQDSPLMNGNTPILGLDVWEHAYYLRYQNRRPEYINAFYNVINWAEVSRRYQAALA from the coding sequence ATGCCGTTTACCTTGCCTGCATTGCCTTACGCCTACGACGCCCTGGAACCGCACATCGATGCGCAGACCATGGAAATCCACTACACCAAGCATCACCAGACCTACATCAACAACCTCAATGCTGCCGTCGAAGGCACCGAATGGGCTGAATGGCCAATCGAGAAGTTGGTGGCAGCGGTGCAGCAGTTGCCGGAAAAACTGCGCCCGGCAGTGATCAATCAGGGCGGCGGACACGCCAACCATTCGCTGTTCTGGGCGGTCATGACACCCAAAGGTGGTGGTTTGCCTGAAGGCGATGTTGCCAAGGCCATTGATGAGCAACTGGGTGGTTTCGAGCAGTTCAAGGATGCGTTCACTAAAGCCGCGTTGACCCGCTTCGGCAGCGGCTGGGCCTGGCTGAGTGTCACCCCTGAAAACAAGCTGGTGGTCGAAAGCAGCGGCAATCAGGACAGCCCGTTGATGAACGGCAATACGCCAATCCTGGGCCTGGATGTGTGGGAGCACGCTTACTACCTGCGCTATCAGAACCGCCGCCCGGAATACATCAACGCGTTTTATAACGTCATCAACTGGGCCGAAGTCTCCCGGCGTTACCAGGCCGCTCTGGCCTGA
- a CDS encoding class II fumarate hydratase: MSNTRIERDSMGELQVPAEALYGAQTQRAVNNFPISNLRMPAQFVRALLLAKAAAAQANLELEQISEAQSSAIVTACKDLLASDYMAHFPVDVFQTGSGTSTNMNANEVIATLASRVLGETVNPNDHVNCGQSSNDIIPTTIHVSAALALHEQLLPALSHLVDVIERKAVEVHPFIKTGRTHLMDAMPVRMSQVLNGWAQQIRANIEHLQALLPSLQALAQGGTAVGTGINAHPEFAKRFSTHLSRLSNVEFVPGKDLFALIGSQDTAVAVSGQLKGTAVSLMKIANDLRWMNSGPLAGLGEIELEALQPGSSIMPGKVNPVIPEATAMVAAQVIGNDAAITVAGQSGNFELNVMLPIIAQNLLSSIELLANSSRLLADKAIATFKVNEAKLKEALSRNPILVTALNPIIGYQKAAEIAKTAYKQGRPIIDVALEHTDLQRNQLETLLDPEKLTAGGI, encoded by the coding sequence ATGAGTAATACCCGTATCGAACGCGACAGCATGGGCGAATTGCAGGTGCCGGCCGAGGCTCTGTATGGCGCGCAGACTCAGCGTGCGGTGAATAACTTCCCCATCAGCAATCTGCGCATGCCGGCTCAATTCGTCCGGGCCTTGTTGCTCGCCAAAGCGGCTGCGGCCCAGGCCAATCTCGAGCTGGAGCAGATTTCCGAAGCGCAGAGCTCGGCCATCGTCACTGCCTGCAAGGATCTGCTGGCGTCGGATTACATGGCGCACTTCCCGGTGGATGTGTTCCAGACCGGATCCGGCACCAGCACCAACATGAACGCCAACGAAGTCATCGCGACCCTGGCGAGCCGTGTTCTGGGTGAAACGGTCAACCCGAACGATCACGTGAATTGCGGGCAAAGCAGCAATGACATCATCCCCACCACGATTCATGTCAGCGCGGCGCTGGCGCTGCACGAGCAATTGCTGCCAGCGCTGAGCCATCTGGTCGACGTGATCGAGCGCAAGGCTGTCGAGGTTCATCCGTTCATCAAGACCGGCCGCACGCACCTGATGGACGCCATGCCAGTGCGCATGAGCCAGGTATTGAACGGCTGGGCGCAGCAGATCCGCGCCAATATCGAACACCTGCAAGCTTTGCTGCCAAGCCTGCAAGCCCTGGCGCAAGGCGGCACGGCGGTGGGCACGGGGATCAACGCGCATCCTGAGTTCGCCAAACGTTTCAGCACGCACCTGAGTCGTCTGAGCAACGTTGAGTTTGTGCCGGGCAAGGATTTGTTCGCGCTGATCGGCTCGCAAGACACCGCCGTCGCGGTATCCGGCCAGCTCAAAGGCACGGCGGTGTCGCTGATGAAAATCGCCAATGACCTGCGCTGGATGAATTCCGGACCACTGGCGGGTTTGGGTGAAATCGAGCTGGAGGCCTTGCAGCCGGGTTCGTCGATCATGCCTGGCAAGGTCAATCCGGTAATCCCGGAAGCCACCGCCATGGTTGCCGCGCAAGTCATCGGCAACGACGCAGCCATCACCGTCGCTGGCCAGTCGGGAAATTTCGAACTGAACGTGATGTTGCCGATCATTGCCCAGAACCTGCTGAGCAGCATCGAGTTGCTGGCCAACTCCAGCCGTCTGCTGGCCGACAAAGCCATCGCCACCTTCAAGGTCAACGAAGCCAAGCTCAAGGAAGCGCTGTCGCGCAATCCGATCCTGGTGACCGCCTTGAATCCGATCATCGGCTACCAAAAGGCCGCCGAGATCGCCAAGACCGCCTACAAGCAGGGGCGGCCGATCATTGATGTCGCGCTTGAACATACCGACTTGCAGCGTAACCAGCTGGAAACGCTGCTCGATCCGGAAAAACTGACCGCTGGCGGGATCTGA
- a CDS encoding FagA protein has protein sequence MRPALHALPPHLENWRALSLRVRCALDPDEPRLIDHYLAEGRYLARFTATPRAMIAETSLRTLLDTARDTVLPWHWRCLCVDQAWRPLRDLQALARSCAEQQRVHALARQLATCVLQPSISLTELVQGYSDE, from the coding sequence ATGCGTCCTGCCTTGCACGCGTTGCCGCCGCACCTGGAAAACTGGCGCGCCTTGAGCCTGAGAGTTCGTTGCGCCCTCGATCCCGACGAGCCGCGATTGATCGACCATTACCTGGCCGAAGGCCGCTATCTGGCGCGTTTCACGGCCACGCCTCGCGCAATGATCGCTGAAACCTCCTTGCGCACCTTGCTGGATACCGCCCGCGACACGGTTCTGCCCTGGCATTGGCGCTGCTTGTGCGTCGATCAGGCCTGGCGCCCGCTGCGCGACCTGCAGGCGCTCGCCAGGTCTTGCGCAGAACAGCAACGCGTCCACGCGCTGGCCCGGCAACTGGCGACCTGCGTACTGCAACCCTCGATTTCTCTTACTGAACTGGTGCAAGGATATTCCGATGAGTAA